Proteins from a genomic interval of Quercus lobata isolate SW786 chromosome 11, ValleyOak3.0 Primary Assembly, whole genome shotgun sequence:
- the LOC115966696 gene encoding uncharacterized protein LOC115966696 — protein MEDLAAKWSTFFLSERETTGFVLQCDQRSGEFLLAAQFLAPRFLNLEAMARTFKQLWRSTNGFKIQNHKEQRVLFVFDNLGDVYRILQNQPWSFDKHLVMLQRYNSDVPIFGEVQKSARAVDDDSGLFIRVRVLIDISLPLCCGRLITMENGEKAWVKFKYERLPNICFWCGHLNHSDKNYELWIDSKGTLTPKQQQFDSSLKAAPYTSVGKDVIYVLGYHERKKTRVHATAQVFNS, from the exons ATGGAGGATCTGGCTGCCAAGTGGAGCACTTTCTTCTTGTCAGAGAGGGAGACAACAGGCTTTGTTCTTCAATGTGACCAACGATCGGGGGAGTTTCTTTTAGCAGCACAATTTTTAGCCCCTCGATTTTTGAATTTGGAAGCAATGGCGAGGACCTTCAAACAGCTTTGGAGGTCTACCAAtggtttcaaaattcaaaatcacaAGGAGCagagagttttatttgtttttgacaATCTGGGTGATGTGTATAGGATCTTGCAAAACCAACCATGGAGTTTTGACAAGCACTTAGTCATGTTGCAAAGATACAATTCTGATGTTCCGATAT TTGGTGAGGTGCAAAAATCAGCAAGGGCAGTGGATGATGATAGTGGTCTTTTCATACGAGTTCGAGTCCTCATAGATATTTCTCTTCCCCTATGCTGTGGAAGGCTAATTACAATGGAGAATGGAGAAAAAGCTTGGGTGAAGTTCAAGTATGAGCGGCTGCCCAACATCTGCTTTTGGTGTGGACATCTGAATCACAGTGATAAGAACTATGAATTATGGATTGATAGCAAGGGTACACTTACACCGAAGCAACAACAATTTGATTCATCGTTGAAGGCAGCCCCGTATACATCAGTAGGTAAGGACGTAATTTATGTCCTTGGATATCATGAGCGAAAGAAGACCAGAGTTCATGCCACGGCTCAAGTCTTCAACTCGTAA
- the LOC115966697 gene encoding uncharacterized protein LOC115966697, translating into MAATTANTSTTESSSSSQDSYNLNDPLFLHPGENPGAILTSQPLVGEENYFAWARSVRKSLIGKNKLGFIDGFITISSPLVNSPTVVQAWIRANNIVGTWIINSVSPKLQGSIIYRDTAFEIWTELRDTFSQGNGTKNLSPFPQCTCGKCVCNVNQRLKDLQIKEATMKFLMGVNDVFSQVRTQILLMDPLPSVNKAHSLFIQEEMQRSVTNSVRVESTVLAAKSSSTNPKGKERPLCTHCGKLGHTVEKCYKLHGFPPGYKFKNKNMMAHQVSAVANQFQGHHLASNTDHNPITNQFQGHCLAPTIEYNHFVTTQAPAFTPDQYHQLLSLIGAYQTSTVQEPHKVNDVSLPSNTVVGTVPCSPHSVFSAKVMNRKAFGVETWVIDTGATDHIVCSMHLLTSFIAISHSVVELPNGEAALVTHVGPYLFLILISMPLSLLLPVTKDE; encoded by the exons ATGGCTGCCACAACAGCTAATACTTCTACCACTgaatcttcatcttcttcgcAAGACTCATATAATCTCAATGATCCCCTGTTCTTACATCCAGGAGAAAATCCAGGGGCTATTCTCACTTCTCAGCCTCTGGTTggagaagaaaattattttgcttGGGCAAGATCAGTGAGAAAGTCTTTGATTGGTAAAAATAAGCTTGGTTTTATAGATGGTTTTATAACCATTTCTTCTCCACTCGTGAATTCACCAACGGTTGTTCAAGCATGGATTCGTGCTAATAATATAGTTGGTACTTGGATCATCAACTCAGTATCACCAAAACTTCAGGGTAGTATCATTTACAGAGATACTGCTTTTGAGATTTGGACTGAGCTTCGAGACACATTCAGTCAAGGAAATGGAACCAAG AATCTTAGTCCATTTCCTCAATGCACCTGTGGCAAATGCGTGTGCAATGTTAATCAGAGATTGAAGGatcttcaaatcaaagaagcaaCAATGAAGTTCCTCATGGGAGTCAATGATGTGTTTTCTCAAGTCAGAACACAAATTTTGCTCATGGATCCACTGCCTTCTGTTAATAAGGCTCATTCTTTGTTTATCCAAGAGGAAATGCAAAGATCAGTTACTAATTCTGTTAGAGTTGAATCTACGGTTTTGGCTGCCAAGAGCTCAAGCACAAatccaaaaggaaaagaaaggccaTTGTGCACTCACTGTGGAAAGTTGGGACACACTGtggaaaaatgttataaacTCCATGGTTTTCCACCTGGCTAcaaattcaagaacaaaaatatgATGGCTCATCAAGTTTCAGCTGTTGCAAATCAGTTCCAGGGCCATCACTTAGCTTCTAATACTGATCATAATCCTATTACAAATCAGTTTCAAGGGCATTGCTTGGCTCCAACTATTGAGTATAATCACTTTGTCACTACTCAAGCACCTGCATTCACTCCTGATCAGTATCACCAACTTCTGTCATTGATTGGAGCTTACCAAACTTCAACAGTTCAAGAGCCTCACAAAGTTAATGATGTTTCATTGCCATCCAATACAGTTGTAGGTACTGTTCCTTGTTCACCACATTCAGTCTTTTCTGCTAAGGTTATGAATAGAAAGGCCTTTGGTGTTGAAACTTGGGTTATAGATACTGGTGCTACAGATCACATAGTTTGTTCAATGCATTTATTGACTTCTTTTATTGCAATTTCACATTCTGTGGTTGAATTACCCAATGGGGAGGCTGCACTTGTGACTCATGTTG GTCCTTACCTGTTCTTGATCTTGATATCAATGCCCTTATCACTGCTTTTGCCCGTTACAAAGGATGAATGA